A DNA window from Actinomycetota bacterium contains the following coding sequences:
- a CDS encoding plastocyanin/azurin family copper-binding protein: MRATRGALGAVAVVVMMASACSSGPPKAGTSATSGTRVLAGAPPTASARPGHSTAPVLNQRINVADFAFSPTRLTIRSNTTVIWYQEGPSQHTVTSGSDNTATGAVKADGKFTSGTLKVGSNFSRTFTQPGTYTYYCSIHPKQMSALIIVE; this comes from the coding sequence GTGCGGGCTACACGGGGTGCGCTGGGGGCTGTGGCCGTCGTCGTGATGATGGCGAGCGCCTGCTCGTCGGGGCCCCCCAAGGCCGGCACCTCGGCGACCTCCGGGACCAGGGTGCTCGCCGGCGCCCCCCCCACCGCCAGCGCCCGGCCGGGCCATTCCACCGCTCCGGTGCTGAACCAGCGCATCAACGTCGCCGACTTCGCCTTCTCGCCCACCCGGCTCACCATCCGGTCCAACACCACGGTGATCTGGTACCAGGAGGGGCCGTCGCAGCACACGGTCACCTCGGGGAGCGACAACACCGCCACCGGCGCGGTCAAAGCGGACGGGAAGTTCACTTCCGGGACCCTCAAGGTGGGGTCGAACTTCTCCCGGACCTTCACCCAGCCCGGCACCTACACCTACTACTGCTCCATACATCCCAAGCAGATGAGCGCCCTCATCATCGTTGAGTGA
- the rpoD gene encoding RNA polymerase sigma factor RpoD has product MTDEGVAVAPGAEKDGHLDEIRELVARGKEKGWLTADEIADSLGVLDLSAEQVDGVYSVIAEEGIEVVDREPGGESDDVEDFRRDPELLKAPTNDPVRMYLKEIGKVPLLTAEQEVDLAMRIEAGLFAEEMLEDTKHFNPERARELAIRSNLEVQSTKLSNDKAREICRRIVRDGLLAKRKLVEANLRLVVSIAKRYVGRGMLFLDLIQEGNLGLIRAVEKFDYKKGYKFSTYATWWIRQAITRAIADQARTIRIPVHMVETINKLVRVQRQLLQDLGREPLAEEMAEQMEMTPDKVREILKVSQEPVSLETPIGEEEDSHLGDFIEDSDAVVPLDAASFILLQEQLESVLHTLSDREKKVIQLRFGLHDGMPRTLEEVGREFGVTRERIRQIESKTLSKLRHPSRSQKLRDFLE; this is encoded by the coding sequence ATGACCGATGAGGGCGTGGCTGTGGCACCGGGAGCCGAGAAGGACGGCCATCTCGATGAGATCCGTGAGCTGGTCGCCCGCGGCAAGGAGAAGGGCTGGCTGACCGCCGACGAGATCGCCGACTCCCTGGGCGTCCTGGACCTCTCCGCCGAGCAGGTGGACGGGGTGTACTCGGTGATCGCCGAGGAGGGCATCGAGGTCGTGGACCGCGAGCCGGGCGGCGAGTCGGACGACGTCGAGGACTTCCGCCGGGACCCCGAGCTCCTCAAGGCTCCGACGAATGACCCGGTGCGGATGTACCTCAAGGAGATCGGCAAGGTCCCGCTGCTCACCGCCGAGCAGGAGGTCGACCTGGCGATGCGCATCGAAGCCGGCCTCTTCGCCGAGGAGATGCTGGAGGACACCAAGCACTTCAACCCGGAGCGGGCCCGGGAGCTGGCCATCCGCTCCAACCTCGAGGTGCAGTCCACCAAGCTCAGCAACGACAAAGCCCGGGAGATCTGCCGGCGGATCGTGCGGGACGGGCTCCTCGCCAAACGAAAGCTGGTCGAGGCCAACCTCCGCCTGGTGGTGTCGATCGCCAAGCGCTACGTCGGCCGGGGGATGCTCTTCCTCGACCTGATCCAGGAGGGCAACCTCGGGCTCATCCGGGCGGTCGAGAAGTTCGATTACAAGAAGGGGTACAAGTTCTCGACCTACGCCACGTGGTGGATCCGCCAGGCCATCACCCGGGCCATCGCCGACCAGGCCCGCACCATCCGGATCCCGGTCCACATGGTGGAGACCATCAACAAGCTGGTCCGGGTCCAGCGCCAACTCCTGCAGGACCTCGGCCGGGAGCCCCTCGCCGAGGAGATGGCCGAGCAGATGGAGATGACCCCGGACAAGGTCCGGGAGATCCTCAAGGTCTCGCAGGAGCCCGTGTCACTGGAGACGCCGATCGGTGAGGAGGAGGACTCCCATCTCGGCGACTTCATCGAAGATTCCGACGCCGTCGTCCCTCTGGATGCGGCGTCCTTTATTTTGTTGCAGGAGCAGCTCGAGTCGGTCCTGCACACGCTCTCCGACCGGGAGAAGAAGGTCATCCAGCTGCGCTTCGGCCTGCACGACGGGATGCCCCGTACCCTGGAGGAGGTGGGCCGCGAGTTCGGCGTCACCCGGGAGCGCATCCGCCAGATCGAGTCCAAGACGCTGTCCAAGCTCCGCCACCCCTCCCGCTCCCAGAAGCTGCGGGACTTCCTCGAGTGA
- the dnaG gene encoding DNA primase codes for MPGRYLQEDVNEVRERADLVEVISGYTQLRKAGAIFKGLCPFHQEKSPSFTVDPAKRLYHCFGCHAGGDVFTFLRDIEGLPFPEAAERLAGRVGITLRAEPGTGAGQRAPEGGRRRLMEATKAAQEYFAGLLLQSPEAAAARRYVEGRGFTSEDAKAWGLGYAPAGRDTLYRHLLAAKFSPQQIVDAGLALVTEQGEHRDRFRGRLTFPIADLAGDVVGFGARALGDEPPKYLNSPETSLYHKSKLLYGLDRAKREIVREGQAVVCEGYTDVMGLHHAGVRTAVATCGTALGEDHFATLKRFCDRVVLAFDADAAGSFASERGFGIDEKVGLQVLVALLPAGKDPADLALQDGAEAVAATLGAAVPLLAFMLETELARQRTDTPEAKARALKALAAMIAREPNRIVRGEYAFWMARALAVDARQVQQEISELARPPGRDAGGPRVSPRRSGQLRLEREALALLLDSPGTLHRVREWLTEEHFTTPEHRVVLQALLATSGTGASALDALPDDASRRLAAELALTTVTTEAVDEVFLRLAETLLERQIAALQATLGRLDPNADPDNYDATYRELLRLEEQRRRFDDR; via the coding sequence ATGCCCGGGCGCTACCTGCAGGAGGACGTCAACGAGGTCCGTGAGCGGGCCGACCTCGTCGAGGTGATCTCCGGCTACACCCAGCTGCGCAAGGCAGGCGCCATCTTCAAGGGGCTCTGCCCGTTCCACCAGGAGAAGAGCCCCTCGTTCACCGTGGACCCGGCCAAACGGCTCTACCACTGTTTCGGCTGCCACGCCGGGGGCGACGTGTTCACCTTCCTCCGGGACATTGAGGGCCTGCCCTTCCCCGAGGCCGCCGAGCGCCTCGCCGGCCGGGTGGGGATCACCCTCCGGGCGGAACCGGGCACCGGCGCGGGCCAACGAGCCCCCGAGGGGGGCCGCCGGCGGCTCATGGAGGCCACCAAAGCCGCCCAGGAGTACTTCGCCGGCCTCCTGCTCCAGAGCCCGGAGGCCGCCGCCGCCCGGCGCTACGTCGAGGGTCGGGGCTTCACCTCGGAGGACGCCAAGGCCTGGGGCCTGGGCTATGCCCCGGCGGGCCGGGACACGCTCTACCGTCACCTGCTGGCCGCCAAGTTCTCGCCCCAGCAGATCGTCGATGCCGGCCTGGCCCTGGTCACCGAGCAGGGCGAGCACCGGGACCGCTTCCGGGGCCGCCTCACCTTCCCCATTGCCGACCTGGCGGGCGACGTGGTGGGCTTCGGCGCCCGGGCGCTGGGCGACGAGCCCCCGAAGTACCTGAACTCCCCGGAGACGTCCCTCTACCATAAGTCCAAGCTCCTCTACGGGCTGGACCGGGCCAAGCGGGAGATCGTGCGCGAAGGCCAGGCGGTGGTCTGCGAGGGCTACACCGATGTGATGGGCCTGCACCACGCCGGGGTGCGCACGGCGGTGGCCACGTGCGGCACCGCGCTGGGCGAGGACCACTTCGCCACCCTCAAGCGCTTCTGCGACCGGGTCGTGCTGGCCTTCGACGCCGACGCGGCGGGCTCGTTCGCCTCCGAGCGGGGCTTCGGCATCGACGAGAAGGTGGGCCTCCAGGTGCTGGTCGCCCTCCTGCCCGCGGGCAAGGATCCGGCCGACCTGGCGCTGCAGGACGGCGCCGAGGCGGTCGCTGCCACCCTGGGCGCCGCCGTGCCGCTCCTGGCCTTCATGCTGGAGACTGAGCTCGCCCGCCAGCGCACCGACACCCCGGAGGCCAAGGCCCGCGCCCTGAAGGCGCTGGCGGCGATGATCGCCCGGGAGCCCAACCGTATCGTGCGGGGCGAGTACGCCTTCTGGATGGCCAGGGCCCTGGCCGTCGACGCCCGCCAGGTGCAGCAGGAGATCTCCGAGCTGGCCCGCCCGCCCGGCCGCGACGCCGGCGGCCCGCGGGTGTCCCCCCGGCGCTCGGGCCAGCTGCGCCTGGAGCGGGAGGCCCTCGCCCTCCTGCTGGACAGCCCGGGCACGCTGCACCGGGTCCGGGAGTGGCTGACCGAGGAGCACTTCACCACCCCCGAGCACCGGGTGGTGCTCCAGGCGCTGCTGGCGACTTCGGGCACCGGGGCGTCGGCGCTGGACGCCCTTCCGGACGACGCCTCCCGCCGCCTGGCCGCCGAACTGGCCCTGACCACCGTCACCACCGAGGCCGTCGATGAGGTCTTTTTAAGACTGGCGGAGACCCTGCTCGAGCGGCAGATCGCTGCTTTGCAGGCTACACTCGGGCGGCTCGATCCCAACGCAGACCCCGACAACTACGACGCCACGTACCGCGAGCTATTGCGTTTAGAAGAACAACGGAGGCGCTTCGATGACCGATGA
- a CDS encoding deoxyguanosinetriphosphate triphosphohydrolase, producing the protein MVDTQKLSCVREEIEGRERATLAPGATLAAETRGRVLPEPEHPLRTAYQRDRDRILHAKAFRRLAYKTQVFLAPEGDHVRMRLTHTLEVTQIARTIARALRFNEDLVEAICLGHDLGHTPFGHLGEDVLSDFLGHPFRHNEQSLRIVDVLETRDARRGLNLTWEVRDGIVNHTWSMPTPATPEAQIARYADRIAYVSHDIDDAVRAGILAPGDLPEVTRRVLGETPSDRIDAMVGAVVDASSGVGADNAGEDANNEDANNKGAATSEVTMRPDELAAMLETRKFLFRQVYQRPSIMAEVGEARGVLRAICDWYRAHPDALPADAPEGTPPDVRVVDHVAGMTDRYALREFDRIAGLVGD; encoded by the coding sequence GTGGTGGACACCCAAAAACTGAGCTGCGTCCGGGAGGAGATCGAGGGGCGCGAGCGCGCCACCCTCGCCCCGGGCGCCACCCTGGCCGCCGAGACCCGGGGCCGGGTGCTGCCTGAGCCCGAGCACCCCCTCCGCACCGCCTACCAGCGGGACCGGGACCGGATCCTGCATGCCAAGGCGTTTCGCCGCCTCGCCTACAAGACCCAGGTCTTCTTGGCCCCCGAGGGCGATCACGTCCGCATGCGCCTCACCCACACTTTGGAGGTGACCCAGATCGCCCGCACCATCGCCCGGGCGCTCCGGTTCAACGAGGACCTGGTCGAGGCCATCTGCCTCGGCCACGACCTGGGCCACACCCCGTTCGGGCACTTGGGCGAGGACGTCCTCTCGGACTTCCTCGGCCACCCGTTCCGCCACAACGAGCAGTCCCTGCGCATCGTCGACGTGCTGGAGACCCGGGATGCCCGCCGGGGGCTCAACCTGACCTGGGAGGTGCGCGACGGCATCGTCAACCACACCTGGTCGATGCCCACCCCCGCCACCCCCGAGGCCCAGATCGCCCGCTACGCCGACCGGATCGCCTACGTCAGCCACGACATCGACGACGCCGTGCGGGCGGGGATCCTCGCCCCGGGCGACCTGCCCGAGGTCACCCGGCGAGTCCTGGGGGAGACCCCATCGGACCGCATCGACGCCATGGTGGGGGCGGTGGTCGATGCCAGCTCGGGGGTCGGTGCCGACAACGCCGGAGAAGACGCAAACAATGAAGACGCAAACAATAAAGGGGCAGCCACGAGCGAGGTCACCATGCGGCCCGACGAGTTGGCCGCCATGCTCGAGACCCGCAAGTTTCTCTTCCGCCAGGTCTACCAGCGGCCGTCGATCATGGCCGAGGTGGGTGAGGCCCGGGGGGTGCTCAGGGCCATCTGCGACTGGTACCGGGCGCATCCCGACGCCCTGCCGGCGGACGCCCCGGAGGGCACCCCCCCGGACGTCCGGGTGGTGGACCACGTCGCCGGCATGACCGACCGCTACGCCCTGCGGGAGTTCGACCGGATCGCCGGTCTCGTGGGGGATTAG
- the ppdK gene encoding pyruvate, phosphate dikinase has translation MPTAGTSPSPRTEPGTTRNKNHRYVFDFEEGTKDQKDLLGGKGAGLAEMTNLGLPVPPGFTISTVACNDYMDLGALPESLMPEVTRHLRRLEKKMGRRFGAATNPLLVSVRSGAKFSMPGMMDTVLNLGLNDTTAAGLGAQYGDQRFAADAYRRFVQMFGKIVMGVPGERFEEEIAEVKHTKGYRADTDLTLEDLTGLVARFKAIAAAGAGTAFPDDPMAQLEMAIRAVFASWNGERARIYRRRNKISDHLGTAVNVVSMVFGNVGEGSGTGVAFTRDASTGENKHLAEYLPQAQGEDVVSGARTPLSLDELKRSNKAAYTGLLQVMATLEGHYRDMCDIEFTVEQGRLWILQTRIGKRTAAAAVKIAVDMVKEKLITKEQAVLRVDPGSLDQMLHPQWDPAAEIHVIAQGLNASPGAASGKAVFDAATAMAWADKGEKVILVRPMTEPDDVGGMYASQGILTSRGGKTSHAAVVARGAGTPCVCGAESLSIDVIARRFTVDDTVVSEGDTIAIDGSTGRVAIGAVPLVPAALSADLEKVLRWADGVRRLKVRANADNPEDAAKARSFGAQGIGLARTEHMFLGDRLPAVRRVILAVDADEERAALGELLPLQREDFLGIYEAMSGLPVTIRLLDPPLHEFLPSSKELELHIKELEHELRSAKSDDRVRLKTEIAEVVELLGSVEHLEESNPMLGMRGVRLGVMRPGLFAMQVRAIMEAACIAQDRGLKPVIEIMIPLVALPEELQMARAEAEAVIAEVMHGRRRRIDVLIGTMIELPRAALVAGEIAASADFFSFGTNDLTQTTYGFSRDDVEAKFLAQYLDKGLLKANPFDSLDRAGVGRLMRLAVAEGREARPGLKVGICGEHGGDPASVEFCHQAGMDYVSCSPFRVPVARLAAAHAALHEAGAHGDARGSDTR, from the coding sequence ATGCCCACCGCTGGCACCTCCCCCAGCCCGAGGACTGAACCCGGCACCACGCGAAACAAGAACCACCGCTACGTCTTCGACTTCGAGGAAGGCACCAAGGACCAGAAGGACCTGCTGGGCGGCAAGGGCGCCGGCCTGGCCGAGATGACGAACCTCGGCCTGCCCGTCCCCCCCGGCTTCACCATCTCGACGGTCGCCTGCAACGACTACATGGACCTCGGCGCCCTGCCCGAGTCCCTGATGCCCGAGGTGACCCGCCACCTGCGCCGCCTCGAGAAGAAGATGGGCCGCCGCTTCGGCGCCGCCACCAACCCGCTGCTGGTCTCGGTGCGCTCGGGGGCCAAGTTCTCGATGCCCGGGATGATGGACACCGTCCTCAACCTGGGGCTGAACGACACCACTGCCGCCGGGCTCGGCGCCCAGTACGGCGACCAACGCTTCGCCGCTGACGCCTACCGCCGCTTCGTGCAGATGTTCGGCAAGATCGTCATGGGGGTGCCCGGCGAGCGCTTCGAGGAGGAGATCGCCGAGGTCAAGCACACCAAGGGCTACCGCGCCGACACCGACCTCACCCTCGAGGACCTCACCGGGCTCGTGGCCCGCTTCAAGGCGATCGCCGCCGCCGGGGCGGGCACCGCCTTCCCCGACGACCCCATGGCCCAGCTGGAGATGGCCATCCGGGCGGTCTTCGCCTCGTGGAACGGCGAGCGGGCGCGCATCTACCGCCGGCGCAACAAGATCTCGGACCACCTGGGCACCGCGGTCAACGTCGTGTCGATGGTCTTCGGCAACGTCGGCGAAGGGTCCGGGACCGGCGTGGCCTTCACCCGGGACGCCTCGACGGGCGAGAACAAACACCTGGCCGAGTACCTGCCCCAGGCCCAGGGTGAGGACGTCGTCTCCGGCGCCCGCACCCCCCTCAGCCTCGACGAGCTGAAGCGCAGCAACAAGGCCGCCTACACCGGACTGTTGCAGGTCATGGCCACCCTGGAGGGCCACTACCGGGATATGTGCGACATCGAGTTCACCGTCGAGCAGGGCCGGCTGTGGATCCTGCAGACCCGCATCGGCAAGCGGACCGCCGCCGCGGCCGTGAAGATCGCCGTGGACATGGTGAAGGAGAAGCTGATCACCAAGGAGCAGGCGGTGCTCCGGGTGGACCCGGGCTCCCTCGACCAGATGCTGCACCCGCAGTGGGACCCGGCCGCCGAGATCCACGTCATCGCCCAGGGCCTGAACGCCTCGCCCGGCGCCGCCTCGGGCAAGGCGGTGTTCGACGCCGCCACCGCCATGGCGTGGGCCGACAAGGGCGAGAAGGTGATCCTGGTCCGGCCCATGACCGAGCCCGACGACGTCGGCGGCATGTACGCCTCGCAGGGAATCCTCACGTCCCGGGGCGGCAAGACCTCGCACGCCGCCGTGGTGGCCCGGGGTGCGGGCACGCCGTGCGTGTGCGGCGCCGAGTCGCTCTCCATCGACGTCATCGCCCGGCGCTTCACCGTGGACGACACCGTGGTCTCCGAGGGCGACACCATCGCCATCGACGGCAGCACCGGCCGGGTGGCCATCGGGGCGGTGCCCCTGGTGCCCGCCGCGCTCTCCGCCGACCTGGAGAAGGTCCTGCGCTGGGCGGACGGCGTGCGCCGCCTCAAGGTCCGGGCCAACGCCGACAACCCCGAGGACGCCGCCAAGGCCCGCTCCTTCGGGGCGCAGGGCATCGGCCTGGCCCGCACCGAGCACATGTTCCTGGGGGACCGGCTCCCCGCCGTCCGCCGGGTGATCCTGGCGGTGGACGCCGACGAGGAGCGCGCCGCCCTGGGCGAGCTGCTGCCGCTGCAGCGGGAGGACTTCCTCGGCATCTACGAGGCGATGAGCGGCCTACCGGTCACCATCCGCCTGCTGGACCCGCCGCTGCACGAGTTCCTGCCCTCGTCCAAGGAGCTGGAGCTGCACATCAAGGAGTTGGAGCACGAGCTGCGGAGCGCCAAGAGCGACGACCGGGTGCGCCTCAAGACCGAGATCGCCGAGGTGGTCGAGCTGCTGGGCAGCGTCGAGCACCTGGAGGAGTCGAACCCGATGCTGGGCATGCGGGGCGTGCGCCTAGGCGTCATGCGCCCGGGCCTGTTCGCCATGCAGGTGCGGGCGATCATGGAGGCCGCCTGCATCGCTCAGGACCGCGGGCTGAAGCCGGTGATCGAGATCATGATCCCGTTGGTGGCGCTCCCCGAGGAGCTGCAGATGGCACGGGCCGAGGCCGAGGCGGTGATCGCCGAGGTGATGCACGGCCGGCGGCGCAGGATCGACGTCCTGATCGGCACCATGATCGAGCTACCCCGGGCCGCCTTGGTGGCGGGGGAGATCGCTGCCAGCGCCGACTTCTTCTCCTTCGGCACCAACGACCTCACCCAGACCACCTACGGCTTCTCCCGGGACGACGTCGAGGCCAAGTTCCTGGCCCAGTACCTGGACAAGGGGCTGCTGAAGGCGAACCCGTTCGACTCGCTCGACCGAGCTGGCGTCGGCCGCCTCATGCGCCTGGCGGTGGCCGAGGGCCGGGAGGCCCGGCCGGGCCTGAAGGTCGGCATCTGCGGCGAGCACGGCGGGGACCCCGCCTCGGTGGAGTTCTGCCACCAGGCGGGCATGGACTACGTGTCCTGCTCGCCCTTCCGGGTCCCGGTCGCCCGCCTGGCGGCCGCCCACGCCGCCCTGCACGAGGCGGGGGCGCACGGGGATGCTCGGGGGTCGGACACCCGCTGA
- a CDS encoding DUF1416 domain-containing protein: MSIVATVVRGTVTKDGTPTEGAYVRVLGPSGEFVNERRTGPDGGFTLHLTQATWTFIAFAPGTNRIEQAVTIEGGPEAAITLDLSTTQ, encoded by the coding sequence ATGAGCATTGTCGCCACGGTCGTACGCGGCACGGTCACGAAGGACGGCACGCCGACCGAGGGGGCCTACGTCCGGGTACTGGGGCCGTCGGGTGAGTTCGTCAACGAACGGCGCACCGGCCCCGACGGCGGCTTCACCCTGCACCTGACGCAGGCGACCTGGACGTTCATCGCCTTCGCCCCCGGCACGAACCGCATCGAACAGGCGGTGACCATCGAGGGCGGTCCCGAGGCCGCCATCACCCTTGACCTGTCCACTACGCAATGA
- a CDS encoding glycine--tRNA ligase, whose product MSSKGPSLDTIVNLAKRRGIAFQSSEIYGGLRSTWDYGPLGVEMKDNVKRAWWKAMVQERDDVVGLDASILMHPRVWEASGHVESFTDPLVECLNCHHRFRADHLADPPVCPDCGNKAFTDPRNFNLMFKTYAGPVEDAGALVWLRPETAQGIFVDFMQVQAVSRKKLPFGIAQRGKSFRNEITPGNFIFRTREFEQMELEYFVKPGTDEERHQYWIDQRFAWYLRLGIRPEKLRLREHGADELSHYSKRTVDIEYQFPWGWAELEGIANRGNFDLTQHAKFSGADLSYFDAETQERYVPYVIEPSAGADRGLLAFLVDAYREEPVTSAAGKIETRTVLALHPDLAAYKAAVLPLSRHETLVPKAREVAAVLRRRYMIDYDDAGSIGKRYRRQDEIGTPYAVTVDFDSLEDEAVTVRSRDTMTQDRIPIAGLVRYLDERLVGT is encoded by the coding sequence CTGTCTTCCAAAGGCCCCTCCCTCGACACCATCGTCAACCTCGCCAAGCGCCGGGGCATCGCCTTCCAGTCCTCCGAGATCTACGGCGGGCTGCGCTCCACCTGGGACTACGGACCCCTGGGCGTCGAGATGAAGGACAACGTCAAGCGGGCGTGGTGGAAGGCGATGGTCCAGGAGCGCGACGACGTCGTGGGCCTGGACGCCTCCATCCTCATGCACCCCCGGGTCTGGGAGGCGTCGGGGCACGTGGAGAGCTTCACCGACCCCCTCGTCGAGTGCCTGAACTGCCACCACCGCTTCCGCGCCGACCACCTCGCCGACCCGCCCGTGTGCCCGGACTGCGGCAACAAGGCCTTCACCGACCCGCGCAACTTCAACCTGATGTTCAAGACCTACGCCGGCCCGGTCGAGGACGCCGGGGCGCTCGTGTGGCTGCGGCCCGAGACCGCCCAGGGCATCTTCGTGGACTTCATGCAGGTCCAGGCGGTCTCCCGCAAGAAGCTGCCCTTCGGCATCGCCCAGCGGGGCAAGAGCTTCCGCAACGAGATCACGCCCGGCAACTTCATCTTCCGCACCCGGGAGTTCGAGCAGATGGAGCTGGAGTACTTCGTGAAGCCGGGCACCGACGAGGAACGCCACCAGTACTGGATCGACCAGCGCTTCGCCTGGTACCTGCGCCTCGGCATCCGGCCCGAGAAGCTGCGCCTGCGCGAGCACGGCGCCGACGAGCTGTCGCACTACTCCAAGCGCACCGTGGACATCGAGTACCAGTTCCCCTGGGGCTGGGCGGAGCTGGAGGGCATCGCCAACCGGGGCAACTTCGACCTCACCCAGCACGCCAAGTTCTCCGGGGCAGACCTCTCCTACTTCGACGCCGAGACCCAGGAGCGCTACGTGCCCTACGTCATCGAGCCGTCCGCCGGTGCCGACCGGGGCCTGCTGGCCTTCCTGGTGGATGCCTACCGGGAAGAACCGGTGACGTCGGCGGCCGGTAAAATCGAGACCCGCACCGTTCTCGCCCTGCACCCCGACCTGGCGGCGTACAAGGCGGCGGTGCTGCCGCTGTCCCGCCACGAGACCTTGGTGCCCAAGGCGAGGGAGGTCGCGGCGGTGCTGCGGCGGCGCTACATGATCGACTACGACGACGCCGGGTCGATCGGGAAGCGCTACCGCAGGCAGGACGAGATCGGGACGCCGTACGCCGTGACCGTGGACTTCGACTCCCTGGAGGACGAGGCGGTCACCGTGCGGAGCAGGGACACGATGACGCAGGACCGCATTCCTATCGCTGGGCTGGTGCGCTACCTCGACGAAAGGCTGGTGGGCACATGA
- a CDS encoding hemolysin family protein — MNLWKIASIVVLTLINAFFVGAEFGLVTVRRTRLKELVAHGNRRAASAQKATGHLGRMLSGTQLGVTLTALGMGALGEPALADALERVFAHLPHAVRSAGSHAVAAIIAFVAITLFDVVVGEMVPKNLALTKAERVALAVATPLRAFTACFRPLIWLIQASASPVLRLLGVNPGAVSSAHTPGELALIVEESRRGGSIEPSQSELLTRTLEFPERRAVEAMVPRVSVEAVPFSARLESILERVERTGFSRFPVWRERPDEYVGWVHLKDMLRLARRRPSATAGEAMRPPVLVPDSLPLDELLVLMQRQRAHLAIVLDEFGATAGIITLEDILEELVGEIQDESDRREPAGPRRVEGGYRVPGTLRPDELEDLTGLVLPEGDYETVAGFVIEQLGRLARRGDEVDVGGWKLRVANLGRRRILSVDVKPPAQPAEPPAEAATP, encoded by the coding sequence ATGAACCTCTGGAAGATCGCCAGCATCGTCGTCCTCACCTTGATCAACGCCTTCTTCGTCGGGGCGGAGTTCGGCCTGGTGACCGTGCGGCGCACACGGCTGAAAGAGCTGGTGGCACACGGCAACCGGCGGGCGGCCAGCGCCCAGAAGGCCACCGGGCATCTGGGGCGCATGCTGTCGGGCACCCAGCTGGGCGTGACCCTCACCGCCCTCGGCATGGGCGCCCTGGGCGAGCCGGCGCTGGCCGATGCCCTCGAACGGGTCTTCGCCCACCTGCCGCACGCCGTGCGCTCGGCCGGCTCGCACGCCGTGGCGGCGATCATCGCCTTCGTGGCCATCACCCTGTTCGATGTCGTCGTGGGCGAGATGGTGCCCAAGAACCTCGCCCTGACCAAGGCGGAGCGCGTCGCCCTCGCCGTGGCCACCCCGCTGCGGGCGTTCACCGCCTGTTTCCGGCCGCTGATCTGGCTGATCCAGGCGAGCGCCTCTCCCGTGCTGCGCCTGCTCGGGGTGAACCCGGGCGCAGTGTCGAGCGCCCACACCCCCGGCGAGCTGGCCCTCATCGTCGAGGAGTCCCGCCGGGGCGGGTCGATCGAGCCGAGCCAGAGCGAGCTGCTCACCCGCACCCTCGAGTTCCCCGAGCGGCGTGCCGTCGAGGCGATGGTGCCCCGGGTCTCCGTCGAGGCGGTTCCCTTCTCGGCCCGGCTGGAGAGCATCCTGGAGCGGGTGGAGCGCACCGGCTTCTCCCGGTTCCCGGTCTGGCGGGAACGCCCGGACGAGTACGTCGGGTGGGTCCACCTGAAGGACATGCTGCGCCTGGCCCGGCGGCGCCCGAGCGCCACGGCGGGCGAGGCGATGCGCCCGCCCGTGCTGGTCCCCGACTCCCTGCCGCTCGACGAGCTGCTGGTGCTGATGCAGCGCCAGCGGGCGCATCTGGCGATCGTGCTGGACGAGTTCGGAGCGACCGCCGGCATCATCACCTTGGAGGACATCCTCGAGGAGCTGGTCGGCGAGATCCAGGACGAGTCCGACCGCCGGGAGCCCGCCGGTCCCCGGCGGGTGGAGGGCGGCTACCGGGTGCCGGGCACGCTGCGCCCGGACGAGCTGGAGGACCTGACGGGCCTGGTCCTGCCCGAGGGCGACTACGAGACGGTGGCGGGCTTCGTCATCGAGCAGCTGGGGCGCCTCGCCCGGCGGGGCGACGAGGTGGACGTCGGCGGGTGGAAGCTGCGGGTGGCGAACCTCGGTCGGCGGCGCATCCTGTCGGTGGACGTGAAGCCGCCGGCCCAACCAGCCGAGCCGCCTGCGGAGGCAGCCACGCCGTAG